The Aquamicrobium sp. DNA segment TCTCGCCCCCGGTCAGCACGATGATGGCGTCGGCGTCCGGCTGCTCGGCCGGCGTGGTCAGGCGCGCGACATGGCTGGCGAAGGCGGCGAAGCCGCCGAGGAAGGCCAGCGCCCCGCCGAACAGGATCGCGAACACGATGCCGGCCGCGCGCCGGCCGCGCGGACGCGCCCTGCCTTCAGCGTTTTCCCGTGTCGATTCCGGCCCCTTCATGGTGGCAATCGTTAACCGCGAAATACGGCGAAGAATAGCCTTGTTTGCCGGGCGCGTGCAGGTGGCGCCGCGCCGCACCCCGCCGCTCTCAGCCCTCGCGGCGGGTGGCGTCGATGTCGCCGAGATAGGACACGACCGTCAGGTGCGAGGTGGCGGCCGTCAGCACCCCGACGACGAGCACGATCAGCACCACGCCGGCATAGCCCGACGCGCCGATGGCGAAGTTGCCGAACAGCGCGGTCGCCTGGTCGGCCTGCGGCGTCGCCATGTTGAGCGACGACCACCACGAGAAGCCGAGGAAGACCGCCGCAGCGGCCAGCCCGCCGGCCGCCGCCCCCTTCATGCCGATCAGCAGGAAGTGGTGGCGGAACTCGCGGGCGATGAAGCGCGCCTCCGCGCCGACGAAATGCAGCACCTCGATGATGTGGCCGTTGCCGGCCATGGCCCCGCGCGTGGCGAAGACGATGGCGAGCACGGTCGCCGCCAGCATCAGCGCCAGCACTGAGACGCCGATGGTGACGGTGGTGTTGGCCATGGCCACCAGCCTGTCCACCCATGTGCGGTGGTCGTCGAGGACGGCCTGCGGCACGGCCTCGGCCAGCGCCGCCCTGAGCGCGATGAAATCGGGCGGGCCGGCCGGGTCGATGGCGACGATGACGAGGCGCGGCACCGGCAGTTCGTCGAGGTCGAACCCCGCGCCGAGCCATGGCTCGAGGAGCCGCTGGGTGGCGCCGCGATCG contains these protein-coding regions:
- a CDS encoding cell division protein FtsX, whose amino-acid sequence is MTEPRQLIEAVARALPALRGGRPQREMTSIVPSQNVAGSALILVIAIMTFLSCLTLGAVTLVRDTASAWQTQIAREATIQIKPEDGLDMEAALADAQRVAVGFAGVRSATIVDRGATQRLLEPWLGAGFDLDELPVPRLVIVAIDPAGPPDFIALRAALAEAVPQAVLDDHRTWVDRLVAMANTTVTIGVSVLALMLAATVLAIVFATRGAMAGNGHIIEVLHFVGAEARFIAREFRHHFLLIGMKGAAAGGLAAAAVFLGFSWWSSLNMATPQADQATALFGNFAIGASGYAGVVLIVLVVGVLTAATSHLTVVSYLGDIDATRREG